Proteins encoded by one window of Cupriavidus sp. EM10:
- the trpC gene encoding indole-3-glycerol phosphate synthase TrpC: protein MSDILEKILAVKADEVNAARKKRDLPSLRAEAESLRTEPGMAPRGFERALREKIAAGHAGVIAEVKKASPSKGVLRENFVPEAIAESYATHGAACLSVLTDVNFFQGHADYLKRARAACDLPALRKDFMMDLYQVYEARTWGADCILLIVAALDHGLMAELEACALELGMDVLVEVHGADELDAALKLKTPLMGVNNRNLRTFEVSLDNTLGLLPHMPDNRLVVTESGILGPADVQRMRDANVNAFLVGEAFMRAPEPGVELARLFG from the coding sequence ATGTCAGACATTCTCGAAAAGATCCTGGCCGTCAAGGCCGACGAAGTGAACGCGGCGCGCAAGAAGCGCGACCTGCCGAGCCTGCGCGCCGAGGCCGAGAGCCTGCGCACCGAGCCCGGCATGGCGCCGCGCGGCTTCGAACGCGCGCTGCGCGAGAAGATCGCCGCCGGCCACGCCGGCGTGATCGCCGAGGTCAAGAAGGCGTCGCCGTCGAAGGGCGTGCTGCGCGAGAACTTCGTACCCGAAGCCATCGCCGAGAGCTACGCCACGCATGGCGCGGCCTGCCTGTCCGTGCTGACAGACGTGAATTTCTTCCAGGGCCACGCCGACTACCTGAAGCGCGCCCGCGCTGCCTGCGACCTGCCGGCGCTGCGCAAGGACTTCATGATGGACTTGTACCAGGTCTACGAAGCGCGCACCTGGGGGGCCGACTGCATCCTGCTGATCGTGGCGGCGCTGGACCACGGCCTGATGGCCGAGCTCGAAGCCTGCGCGCTGGAACTGGGCATGGACGTGCTGGTGGAAGTACATGGCGCCGACGAACTCGACGCCGCGCTGAAGCTCAAGACCCCGCTGATGGGCGTGAACAACCGCAACCTGCGCACGTTCGAGGTGTCGCTCGACAACACGCTGGGCCTGCTGCCGCACATGCCTGACAACCGCCTGGTGGTGACCGAATCCGGCATCCTGGGCCCGGCCGACGTGCAGCGCATGCGCGACGCCAACGTCAACGCGTTCCTGGTGGGCGAGGCATTCATGCGCGCGCCAGAGCCGGGTGTGGAACTGGCGCGGCTGTTCGGCTGA
- a CDS encoding CYTH domain-containing protein — translation MAKEIELKLALPDAALAAVAAWLDAHGEARGETTMLNVYLDTPARDLAQARAALRLRRKDDQWLQTLKTAGKSGGGLAARHEWETGIGGEAIELDRFDAQARDVVAPLAERLAPVFRTDFVRRTWIVEQDGERIEAAIDTGTISAPGTAATERIQELELEWLPGKGATTDQDEARAEAALRAFAQRLGHVAPLTPMDMSKAARGYRLTNASDAS, via the coding sequence ATGGCAAAAGAGATCGAACTGAAGCTGGCGCTGCCCGATGCCGCGCTGGCGGCCGTGGCGGCCTGGCTTGACGCCCACGGCGAGGCACGTGGCGAAACGACGATGCTGAACGTCTACCTGGACACGCCCGCACGCGACCTGGCCCAGGCTCGCGCCGCGCTGCGGCTGCGCCGGAAGGACGACCAGTGGCTGCAGACGCTGAAGACTGCGGGCAAGAGCGGCGGCGGCCTGGCCGCGCGCCACGAGTGGGAAACCGGGATCGGCGGCGAGGCCATCGAGCTGGACCGCTTCGACGCCCAGGCGCGTGACGTGGTCGCGCCGCTGGCCGAACGGCTGGCGCCGGTCTTCCGCACCGATTTCGTACGGCGCACGTGGATCGTCGAGCAGGATGGCGAGCGGATCGAGGCCGCCATCGATACCGGCACGATCAGCGCCCCCGGCACCGCTGCCACCGAGCGCATCCAGGAACTGGAACTCGAATGGCTGCCGGGCAAGGGCGCGACGACCGACCAGGACGAAGCGCGCGCCGAGGCCGCGCTGCGTGCCTTCGCCCAGCGCCTTGGCCACGTGGCGCCGCTGACTCCCATGGATATGAGCAAGGCCGCTCGCGGCTATCGCCTCACCAACGCGTCCGATGCAAGCTGA